From Oligoflexia bacterium, the proteins below share one genomic window:
- a CDS encoding response regulator: MSDTAKNNQETNQDGVKSLKESQQVRILIVINNSKILSGGVSFLKRRGYQVIVVNHIVEALKKIQTTKPHVVLISWNLKLTDIQKAYKLFTQKFKLICISFAEDNNNRTANTLMSSGIENTLLAPVSGPGIHMRVQSLLRAKKSAEDKLNKATASAASKAAALANSASSKSTPITNNENPIEIHNVDVPPDTVWEKAIDGSSSPDQCHMWRGTSTNQDNSKDVYYFKGAQIPVYNKESKSWDGIDNDTSIMKQGDLSAQSLVALQSSTIITEDSSPVDLNLGKDIESLKNELFDASKTEDEESIELSPVFAPLTADRNDDIDPSVLNEFSDNTNATDAEVNPDFNEVSDFEENTEANNLNDTNERSPQTKKYFKNDTVSNVQTYVTKEKQSILVQSVRDSFDLYAIATSVIPIEIGLFTNILAIQIKTSRYRGYLIFFSATDKPNQEWVEQVFKLIQTKMKDYGEPIKPAVTMQFAVPAIDFVKWREGEAEFIITATHKADKYAVAFLPISEIPIATDNNNSKVDSISLGSYIVGDSELLFDLYLHLPKNDKFILYLKKNDIITQNNLSKLLKFGIKTVYVKHEERHLFFAYCARNRIISSTKHIES; this comes from the coding sequence GTGTCTGACACCGCAAAAAACAATCAAGAGACTAATCAAGATGGAGTGAAATCTCTAAAAGAATCGCAACAAGTACGTATTTTGATAGTCATCAACAATTCAAAAATTCTCAGCGGAGGAGTCTCTTTTCTTAAGCGTCGTGGTTATCAAGTAATTGTGGTTAATCATATTGTTGAGGCACTTAAAAAAATTCAAACAACTAAACCACATGTAGTACTTATTAGTTGGAATTTAAAACTCACTGATATTCAAAAAGCTTACAAACTCTTTACACAAAAGTTTAAACTCATTTGTATTTCTTTTGCAGAAGATAATAATAACCGAACAGCTAATACCCTCATGAGTAGCGGTATTGAAAACACACTCCTAGCTCCAGTAAGTGGCCCCGGGATCCACATGCGCGTACAATCACTTTTACGTGCCAAAAAATCAGCCGAAGACAAGCTTAATAAAGCGACAGCTAGTGCAGCTTCAAAAGCCGCAGCATTGGCTAACAGTGCATCATCAAAATCTACACCAATTACTAATAATGAGAATCCCATTGAAATTCATAATGTAGATGTGCCGCCCGATACCGTGTGGGAAAAAGCAATAGATGGTTCATCAAGCCCTGATCAATGTCACATGTGGCGAGGAACAAGTACAAATCAAGACAATTCAAAAGATGTATATTATTTTAAAGGTGCTCAAATACCCGTTTATAACAAAGAATCAAAATCTTGGGATGGGATAGATAACGATACTTCCATTATGAAGCAAGGTGACTTGAGTGCGCAATCGTTAGTAGCATTACAAAGTTCGACTATCATTACCGAAGATTCATCCCCCGTTGATCTTAATTTAGGTAAAGATATTGAATCACTTAAGAATGAATTATTCGACGCATCTAAAACTGAAGATGAAGAATCTATTGAGCTGAGTCCTGTATTTGCACCGCTAACAGCTGATCGAAATGATGACATAGACCCGTCAGTACTAAACGAATTTTCAGATAACACCAACGCGACAGACGCTGAAGTAAATCCAGACTTTAACGAAGTTTCTGATTTTGAAGAAAATACTGAAGCAAATAATCTTAATGATACAAATGAGAGATCGCCTCAAACAAAAAAATATTTTAAAAATGATACGGTAAGTAATGTTCAAACTTATGTTACCAAAGAAAAACAATCGATTCTTGTTCAATCAGTTAGAGATTCCTTTGATCTTTACGCGATCGCTACCAGTGTAATCCCCATAGAAATAGGGCTATTCACAAATATATTAGCAATTCAAATTAAGACATCTCGCTACAGAGGCTACCTTATATTTTTCTCAGCCACTGACAAACCCAATCAAGAATGGGTAGAGCAAGTATTTAAACTTATCCAAACAAAAATGAAAGACTATGGTGAACCCATCAAGCCTGCAGTTACCATGCAATTTGCTGTACCAGCTATTGATTTTGTAAAATGGCGTGAAGGTGAAGCAGAATTTATTATCACAGCAACTCATAAAGCCGATAAATATGCAGTAGCTTTTTTACCTATTTCAGAAATTCCCATTGCAACTGATAATAACAATTCAAAGGTAGACAGCATTTCACTTGGCTCGTATATCGTCGGAGATTCAGAACTACTTTTTGATCTTTATCTCCATTTACCAAAAAATGATAAATTCATTTTGTATTTAAAGAAAAACGACATTATCACACAAAATAATCTCTCAAAGCTTTTGAAATTTGGAATTAAAACTGTCTATGTTAAACACGAAGAACGCCATCTTTTCTTCGCCTATTGCGCACGAAATAGAATCATCTCTTCAACCAAGCACATCGAAAGCTAA